The DNA sequence GCCCGCATCCGCGAACCGGGAACGCCACCGCCGCACCGTGTCGGAGTCCACCTCGAACCGGCGGGCGATCTCCTCGTTCGCGACCCCGTCCGCGGCCAGCAGCAACGCCCTCGCCTGCACCACCA is a window from the Actinomycetes bacterium genome containing:
- a CDS encoding helix-turn-helix domain-containing protein is translated as MPIKIAPALPVSDEQRAELRRLAASTVLAHRVVVQARALLLAADGVANEEIARRFEVDSDTVRRWRSRFADAG